The genomic window ATTGTGAGGGGAGCGGTTTCTTCAGTACGGCGCATGGAGGCAAAATCGAACGCTTTCGGAACGTTCATGTTCACGGTGATTCTCATCGTGGTCTTGCAGATGCCGTCCGCAGTCACCGAAACATCCGCGCCGTTCGCCGTGCTGAGACACATACGGTCGTTCACAGCAACACCGTGATACCAGCCGTCGCCGATATCAGCGCAGTCCTCGAAAGTCAGAAGTTGTCCATATGTTTTTCCGCTCCGTTTGTCGGTCACGGTTATCGTACCGTTCGGGTCGGCCTGCACGCGGAGAAATTCGTTCTCCATCGCGCGGTGCGAGATCGCCATCGAGCCGAGATACCGTGTCGGCCCGTTCTCGGGAGTGACAAGCAGGGTCGTATACCCGAACGCAGGCACCTTGAGCCGTACAGTCACCGTTATAATATTGCGGCTCTCCCCGACCGGCAGCCTGTACCGGTCGCGCCGGAAACTTTTTCTGTTGCGCTCCTGCCCGATAAGTTGATAAGGAATGGTTTCGCCCTGGGCGTTGTGCAGGGTGAACGAGAATTTTTCCTCGTATCCGAAAAACTCCTCAAACCGTTTCGGCCAGTTCGTCGGAAGGGGGATTTCGAGGTCAACCGGCTCATCGACAGTGTTTGCTGTGGCGTTGAAAACGGTGAGCATGAGCGCATCTCCCGGCATATCTGCGGGAGCGGCAGCCAGGGCGATGGTTTTCAGGGCTTTCGCAGAGAGCCGCGATGAAATACCGAGCGACTGGTCGAACCGGTAGATCATGTCCTTGTGAACCTGATCGATGGAGCATCCGCATATGCTGTCATGGGGATGATTATCGAGGAGGTGCTTCCATGCGGTACGGAGGAAACCTTCGGGATATTGACTGCCCATATCGATGGCGAATGTGCTGAAGGGTTCCGCCCACAGACAGAGCTCATCCTCGCAGGCGGCGTTCATCTGCTTGAGGTGAATCCTGCTCGACAATACTCCCGGAATCAGCCACTGCTCGTCGATCGACCCGGGATCGCGGCTCGTTTCACGGAGCTCGCCGATAATCGTTTTATCGATCTTCGAACGCTCCGTAAGGATGTCTTCGAGATACGTATCGAGCGAGCTGTGAACTATCCTGATGCCCTGCGGCTCAAGTTTTTTGTTCGCACGGGCTATCATCTCGGTTATTCCGGGCTCTATTTCGATGTGATCGCACCCGTCGAAGAGCAGTATGGGCCCGAGTTTCGAGCGTTTCGATTCCGCAATCGTATACTCGACAAGACTGTCTGCTGCCTTTTCGAGGTCCAGCGGTACGGTGCCATAAGGCTCGCGGACGGCGAACGCATACGAACAGTACCCGAAGCGACCAAAACGGTATACCGGAATCATGGTGCCGTCGGAGGCTTTCCAGTTGAAATGGCCGTGGTGCTCTTTTTCAAGCGTGCCTCGCCATACAAGCGCCCCCGGAATACCCATCTGGTCGAAAATCTGCGGGAGCTGGCCGATATGCCCGAACATGTCGCAGACGAATCCGGCGTTCGAGGACGGTGCACCGAACTCACCCGCGAGCCGTTTACCTGTCTGAAGATTGCGTACGAGCGATTCACCGCTCACGAGCCACTCATCGGGAAGATCATACCAGGGACCGAGACGGAGACGTCCTTCACGGACAAACGCCTCGATTTTACCGCGGTTTTCAGGCTTGATTTCAAGATAATCCATGATCGGAATGACCTGACCGTCCATCTGAAAGTACTTGAAGGCAGGGTCTTTTTCGAAGGTACTGAAAACTTCGTCGAGCATGGATACGAGGCGCATCCGGTACCCCTGAAAGGGTTCGTACCATTCACGGTCCCAGTGGGTACTCGGGACATAGTGGGCGATTCTGATCATTTCGGGATTCTCTCCTTTTCCGGCGGCTGAAACCGAGGATGCCACAATCGTGAGTAAGACTGCCGTCACAATAAGCTTCTTCATAACACCCTCCATGGAATATACACGAAAACCACCATAACGCAGCAGATTCTCTCCCCGGTCAGACACTCCGGGTTGTATGCATGATTCGTTAATGTACTGAATCAATCGGGATATCCGAAAGAATTCTCAAGATCACAGCATCATCATATGGTTTTCAGGAAAATAAATGAACCGGCAGAATGTGACAAGTACGTTTTTTCTGTTATTACCCCGCCGGATATCCATTATCCTAATATGGTTATCATTTTACCTGTTTTTTCCGGTGAACGGGAAATCGTACCCGGTTAACCCGAGCTCGTCTCTCATGGCAATGACCTCGCTCTGAAGCTGTCTGTTCAGGGGAACGCCGCTGTCTTTCCGTTCGAGCCAGGCAAGGTGCTCTTTTTCACCCGCAGTATAAATCCGCGGCGCGCCGGGCATCTTTTTCGATGCGCGGAGCTGACGGAGAATTTCACCGGCAGTCTTCTTGAAGGATTCCGGATCGATAAACGCCGAAATGTCAATCGCCATGAAGAAATGCCCGAGGTGATAGGGGACCTTTTTGCCGTCCTTCAAACCGTTGAGCATCCACAAAAAGCTCCCTCCCTGAAGCGCCGCAGACAGAATCTCCACGACCGTGCCATAACCGTACCCCTTGTATCCCGCGGTTTCCTCGCCGATTCCGCCGAGGGGAGTAAGTGCGGCCGTTCCCTTCACGAGATCGGTGAGAATCTGGCGGGTATCGGTACGTGTCCTGCCGGAATGATCGATAACCCAGCCTGGGGGAATGTCTTTGCCCGCACGGTCGTACAGCTCGATTTTGCCGCGCTGGGTCAGCGATGTGGCGCAGTCGATGACAAAAGGGAATTCCTCGTCGGTCGGAATACCGAATGTGAGCGGGTTTGTGCCGAGCATGTTCTCCACACCGAATGTGGGCGCGACCGAGGGACGGGCATTCGTTCCGGTTATACCGATCATATCGGCCTGTGTGGCCATGAGCGCATAGTAGCCCGCGATGCCGTAATGGGTGGAATTCCTCACCGCAACCATGCCGAGCCCGACAGCACGGGCTTTCTCTATGGCGAGCTCCATCGATTTCCTGCCGATGACATGACCCATGCCGTCATGACCGTCCACCACGGCGGTTGACGGCCCGTCCCTGACAATCTCGAAGCGTGTGACGGGATTCTGAATCCCCGCCCGTATCCTGTCGTAATAGATCGTTTTCAGGCGGCCCACGCCATGGGAGTCGATGCCGCGCCTGTCCGATGTTATGAGGACATCGGCGCAGATTTTCGCATCGTCCTCCGGAACACCGAGGCCTTTGAAAACATCGACCATGAAACGCTCCATAATATCGAATCCGACAAGAACATAGTCTTCAGCCATGATTATTATCTCCTCGTATGGCGGGGACGGTAAAATTATTGATCATTATCTTTTTCGGTTATCCAGTTAAATCAGCTAACATGATTGATCCCCCTCGGCTTCGCCGTCTCCCCCTTATAAAAGAAAGGGGGATGAAAGTGCCCTAAAAGCCGCGCCACCCTTAAAAAGGGGGGATGCCGCAGGCAGGGGGGATCACATACTATCGGAAGAAATTATCAATTCTGATTAAAAGGTTTCCTATGCTTATCAAACTGGATAATCTGATTATCTTTTGATTACCAACGCTCGATCACGTTTACATACATTCCCATTGCAGGTGCAAGGACAGGTCGCAACCTGTCCCTGAGTGAAATTATTTTTCCACGAACCGGTTTCCCACACAATTGGCGCTCATCTGTAAGATTAACGCAGAAAAGCACAGGAATCAAGCATATATCGCCATCAGATCATCAATCGGTAAAAAAGAGCTTGATTCCATATCCGTAATACGTTAATGTAAAGGATTAATTTTCATTCGATAATTTCTGAACGATTGAGTCAAGATACGGCAAAAACCACTTACGACCCATCGTTTTTTCGTATATCGGGAAAGGATTTCATTCGACAATGGCTATAAACGTTTTCCGACACATCAGAAACAATATCGGACTCTTCCTGTTCAGCATGGTTCTGGGTATACTGCTCGGTTTTGCGATACTGTATGCCAGCCATGCGGGACTCGAATATTCTTCGACTGACAATTTCTGCGAATTCTGCCATGTTCATCCTCATGCAACCTATTCATGGAAAAAATCAACCCACTACAAAAACAAGAGCGGCACCATCGTTCACTGCGTTGACTGTCACCTCCCGCCGGGTGGTCTTTATTACCTGACCGAAAAAGCCCGTCTCGGTATCCGCGACTCCTACGGCGCTGTCTTCAAGGACAAGGAAAAAATCGACTGGGACGCCAAATCCGTGCTCGAACACGCGGCGACCTATACCTATGACGCATCGTGCATGAAATGCCATCAGGACCTCTACAGCCTCGGACTGACACCCAAAGGGGTAAAGGCTCATGAATACTACATGAAACAGCCCGAAAAAGTCCGCTGTATCAACTGCCATATCGCCGTCGGCCATTACCAGGAAAAACCGGCGGAGGAGATCACGATCGGTGAAGAAATGCCGAAAATCGAGCGCCCGAAACGGCCGGTGGATTCAGACGAGTTCGTCAGCTATACACAGACGATTCCGGAAACCGACGTCACATTCGACATGATCGCCATTCCGGGAGGCACATTCATGATGGGCAGCCCCGATTCCGAACCGTACCGCGACCCGGATGAAGGCCCGCAGCGTGAGGTGAAGATAAGCCCGTTCTGGATGGGGGAAATCGAAGTTTCATGGCGTGAATTCAATGTTTTTTACACACGGACA from bacterium includes these protein-coding regions:
- a CDS encoding glycoside hydrolase family 38; amino-acid sequence: MKKLIVTAVLLTIVASSVSAAGKGENPEMIRIAHYVPSTHWDREWYEPFQGYRMRLVSMLDEVFSTFEKDPAFKYFQMDGQVIPIMDYLEIKPENRGKIEAFVREGRLRLGPWYDLPDEWLVSGESLVRNLQTGKRLAGEFGAPSSNAGFVCDMFGHIGQLPQIFDQMGIPGALVWRGTLEKEHHGHFNWKASDGTMIPVYRFGRFGYCSYAFAVREPYGTVPLDLEKAADSLVEYTIAESKRSKLGPILLFDGCDHIEIEPGITEMIARANKKLEPQGIRIVHSSLDTYLEDILTERSKIDKTIIGELRETSRDPGSIDEQWLIPGVLSSRIHLKQMNAACEDELCLWAEPFSTFAIDMGSQYPEGFLRTAWKHLLDNHPHDSICGCSIDQVHKDMIYRFDQSLGISSRLSAKALKTIALAAAPADMPGDALMLTVFNATANTVDEPVDLEIPLPTNWPKRFEEFFGYEEKFSFTLHNAQGETIPYQLIGQERNRKSFRRDRYRLPVGESRNIITVTVRLKVPAFGYTTLLVTPENGPTRYLGSMAISHRAMENEFLRVQADPNGTITVTDKRSGKTYGQLLTFEDCADIGDGWYHGVAVNDRMCLSTANGADVSVTADGICKTTMRITVNMNVPKAFDFASMRRTEETAPLTIVSDVTLRKGADRVEVTTTVDNTILDHRLRVLLPTGIAGDTYLSDSAFDVVKRPVALVEDNNIRRELDVETRPQITWTAFGDGKAGLAVVSRGLPETAVRNIPDRPIALTLFRAFRRAVLTNDNPGGQIQGRLTFRYDIVPIAGEIPVQRLFLLGQRVNCPIRVVDIIPRDLENFRQAGTLPREHSFMTVGGNAVITSIQDMNGRMLVRLFNPMNGTEKITIKPSFRCTGAHCVTLDGRDDTKSTVLSGKDGIELLVPPKRISTVTVDK
- a CDS encoding Ldh family oxidoreductase, translating into MAEDYVLVGFDIMERFMVDVFKGLGVPEDDAKICADVLITSDRRGIDSHGVGRLKTIYYDRIRAGIQNPVTRFEIVRDGPSTAVVDGHDGMGHVIGRKSMELAIEKARAVGLGMVAVRNSTHYGIAGYYALMATQADMIGITGTNARPSVAPTFGVENMLGTNPLTFGIPTDEEFPFVIDCATSLTQRGKIELYDRAGKDIPPGWVIDHSGRTRTDTRQILTDLVKGTAALTPLGGIGEETAGYKGYGYGTVVEILSAALQGGSFLWMLNGLKDGKKVPYHLGHFFMAIDISAFIDPESFKKTAGEILRQLRASKKMPGAPRIYTAGEKEHLAWLERKDSGVPLNRQLQSEVIAMRDELGLTGYDFPFTGKNR
- a CDS encoding NapC/NirT family cytochrome c encodes the protein MAINVFRHIRNNIGLFLFSMVLGILLGFAILYASHAGLEYSSTDNFCEFCHVHPHATYSWKKSTHYKNKSGTIVHCVDCHLPPGGLYYLTEKARLGIRDSYGAVFKDKEKIDWDAKSVLEHAATYTYDASCMKCHQDLYSLGLTPKGVKAHEYYMKQPEKVRCINCHIAVGHYQEKPAEEITIGEEMPKIERPKRPVDSDEFVSYTQTIPETDVTFDMIAIPGGTFMMGSPDSEPYRDPDEGPQREVKISPFWMGEIEVSWREFNVFYTRT